ACcagctgaaacccattgttctgtgcAAATGTATCTCTCATTAGCATGTCTCAAGTGgggagattttgctgtatggttgttgctgaaatatgctgtgggtttgctGGTGACCTGCGAGGCACCATTGATCAACAGGGGAGTTGTAATCAGGAGATTAACAAGTCAAGGACAGTTGTGCAAGCCCCACACAATGGAGACTGCTCAACCCCATGCCCCAGTTGCACAAAACCACACCAGGGGGATTGCTTAACccagtgactcagcaaagccccccaggtagggtgaccagacagcaagtgtgtaAAATCGGTtccgggggttgggggtaataggcgcctacataagacaaagtcccaaatagcgggactgtccctataaaatcggaacatctggtcaccctacctccaggACATCCTTAGGCAATTGTTGCCTGTCGGGTTCTCACGACAaaaattttggtggcctcagagtgcggccaccaacttttgccgctctcacactttttcctaaattACTTCATTAACTTTAGGGGGAAAAATGTGCACATAGACTCGtctaaatcattgtaatttatttattgctagctactaaatctgctgtgaaaagtgatagtaACCAACATACAAGTGTCACTTCACAGCAGACTGACTCAGCCCCCACAAGCCTGGGGAATAacttaagccctggatggggagagggatagaTAGGCAGTGGGGGGCAGCGGTAATGGGGGGGTCaggaggggcagaaaggagctgGAGTCTGAAGTCCGGAGGATGGGGCCCCAGGGTGAAGCTTGAAGTCCCGGGGCTGTACCCCAAAGCCTCGCGGCCAGGGGATGgggcccagggccagagcctgaagccctctggctggagcctgctgccccaggtgtctccagagggggggcagagcccaacccctgctggccaCCCCAGCAACCAGCACCAAAGTGGCACATCCAGGAGGAACAGGGACGGGGAGAGGCCGCTGTTCCCCCCACACCATCACTACCCATGAGGCTgcccgcaagaaaagcccctggtggccgcctGCAGCCAccgtggctgcatttgagaaacgctgctctaggCACAGGGACTAAAGGGGGAATGGTGGCCGCAtgcttttgcctttctcctcccccaccttcgCTGGACAGTGTGTTTTGCtggaagtgtttgggaaactccagcTCAGGAACGAGAGCTGCtgcatgtcctctccacactGACGGGGCGGTGGCCTGGGTTATAAATAAGGCTACGTTTTTGTCAGGGATATtcttagtaaaagtcagggacaggtcacgggcaataaacaaacattcactgaagcccatgacctgtccctgacaaAACGGGGAGGCGGATTCGGCActcactgctgctggggctcccgGATTCCCCTCGATGCGGTGAGTGGGAGCTCTGGGATCCCCCTGCCCACgggggctgggctgctgcgggGTCCCTTCACCCCACAGCGCGGCTGGGTGCTCAGGGGGGTCCTCCGCCAAGGCTAGGCAGATTCAGGGTCCCCCCACCAGGGTGGggaagctgcggggggagggggagtctgggagctccagccccaagacagaaaatgtcatggaggtcaatggaagtcacggattccgtgacctccatgacataattgTAGCCTGAGTGATAaacttacactggccaggcttctgagcagggcaggacggtacaggcctggggtgcaaggctgcagaactggggggaattggctggagcctctctattttTGGTGCCCAAGTGGCTGGGAGAAGccttcatgtaactcagctgggggtgtccctgcctgtgactgtctgtgtaagtgcagtgcctgCCTGAGCTTTGCAGCTTGGTACAGCAACGCAGTGTGAGAGGAAGCCCAGGTTACAGGGATGGAGCGCTCAGCGGTACCCCAGCTCCAGGTGTACCCCagggaacccatcacaggggGAATTGAAccggggtctcccacatcccagatgagcactctaaccactaggctaaaagttaaaACACAGGCCCCACCTCCTCTGGCCCGATTTTgaatggggcctgatctggtaggtggcTTCTGCTCACAGCTGCTGGATTGGGCCCAGCAGGCAAGGTAGGCGAGCAAACACCAAGCTTCCCCTGGTTCATGGATTGctctggggctaaggcaggagaCAGGCATCCAGATACACGAGTGGCACAAAAGTGTGCATGGCCAGCGGCAGGAGACATAGACAacaagggaacttttaccctgaaaatttaggcacctagaggaCTTGCTGACAGtcgagtgggagttttgtggatcagaGCGgcacctaaaaatgggacttaggtgcctcaaACTGGGGTTTAAGCATCTAAGactctttgtggatctgggccccagAGTCTAACAATTATTacaacagataaagcacaagagagtACGGATCACAGAGAAGACAACCACCGTGCCCCTCACTAGGTCCCCCTTCCCTCTGGAGTCCTTGGGAGACCACCGAGGATCAGGGAGGCAGGCAAAGTCCCCTGCCTCAGACATGCCGGGatgtttctccctcctctggATCAGTGGAAAATGGCCAAAGAACCCACATACATCAATCCCtcccataggcgccgactccgtgggtgctctggggctggagcacccactgaaaaaaaatagggggtgctcagcacccaccggcaccaatcagctgtttacGGGGCCCGGGGACCCGCAGGCCCCATCAGCTGTTTCGGTGGGTCCGTGGTCGGGGGGGGATCAGCTGTTTTGGAAGGGCCGGGAaccactgatcagctgtttccgGCTGTGGGCTGATCAGCTGTTTCCGGCTGTGGGCTGATCAGTTCTTTTGGCTGccagccaatcagctgtttcggtGACCTGGACGACCCTGCTCCTGCGGCTACAGCAGCAGCCGGTAAGTGTATTTCAAAGAAGAGGGGGTCTActctgggggggctgggggaacTTAAACCCCTTCCCGGGTGGCTGCGCTGCGAGCCGGTGCCTGGCTGCTGGCATGGGTGGCCATCTGCAGGGTGGGGggcctctggctgcccagctctctgcatctggcagggggctcagaggcGTCTCCAAAAACATCCCCCgcagcacagagagactgagtgtACCAATGCCCGCTGGGCAACTGGACCGGGACGGGcaagggaggggtggggccttgggagggggcggagtgggggcgggacctcaggagagcacccactggcaaaaccaaaagtcagcgCGTATAAATTCCCTCCCTTTTTATAATTTTCCATTCTCCTGTCAGGTGACTCCCTGCTCAGCCTCCTCCGGTGATCACAGACCCCTGGCCAAGGTGACATCTCCCCTGACAAACCAGCTGCCCTTTGTTGGGAGCTAATCTATCCTTTAGAGCCATTCCATTTCAATGGGAGAGTAGCTAATGTCAACAACTCTCTTTCGGTATTCTTTTGTCATCAGCCTTTGGAATCTAAGCATGGAAGCAATAGAGACCATagagaagaggaaaaaggagTTTGCAGCTTGATAAAGTTATGCACGGAGATTTCATAATCACACAGAAAATCCATAGGTTGTATAAACAGATCTCCAACCATCACTTACTCCAAAAAAGTTTACAGCAGAGACATTCACCATTTTAAAGAGCCAGTTTAGCTCCCTGCCATGCGAGTTTATGAGCATTTCAAGAAATCATTGATATAGACCAGGTTTTTCAGGTGGTCTAAAATGGATGATAGattagatggatggatggattaaTGACAGAATAGATGGCGGGGGTGTCAGCAGGTCAAAGAACCAGCTCAAAGAATTGTGTCCCTCCTCTTACCCCCCCATCACTGCCGCCAGCGACTTCTGCccaaagagggaaaggaaagtgTTTTGCAAAAGTAAACACTCACAGAGTCTGATTTAACTGGGAGCCGTTCAGCCAGATCCAGGTCTTCCCCCGGGACGAGAGAGAAAGTCCAATCCACACAAAAGTTGAACTTTGTGTACTATTCTTTATGAACTCCTGTATCAGAGATATGACAGGCATACGCGTAAGTATAATACACTATAACACTCTGTTTGCTTTGCATACTCAGTTCCAGAACTACTGTCTGTCGATCCAGCCTCATAAAAACAGTCTGTTCTTAGGGATCTATCTCACACCCCGATCTTTTCTTTCGAGTGAGCAGCATTCAGCACACAATCAATACGGGGATGGCAATgatggcttaaagccacttttgtGTGCCACTGATCCTGGGGCCAGCTGGAGGGTTAAAACTGCCTAAGGGATTTTGAAACTCAGTACAAAATGAATGGGAATTTGATGTCCATATTTCTCAGATGGCTTTGAAAATTATAAGCCCCTTGAATGATTCATTATAACCAAGGGCTCATCTCTGCAAAGGCAGTTAAAGCAAAATAGTGTCACTCTGTTTACCATCTCCTCCCTGTCCCGGATCACCAGCAGCTGAGAGTGCTTTGTGGAACAGTCGTCACGGCTCTCGTTCCACGGTTTCATTTTTCGGGAGACCCAATAGCACTTGTCTCTGTGCAGCAGCCAGGTCGCAGGGCAGAGTTTGCACCCAGAGCCGTCTAGAGAGAGAAGTGGAAAGGGAGAGGGGTCACTAATATGTCTGAGTACACTGGGGCTGCTTCTTGCTTCCTCCCTTCTttctgtgcttggggcagggatgggtggCTGCAGGAGGCAAAGGTGCCTTTCAGCTAGATAATATCTTATACTTGTTAAAGTCCTGCTGCAAATCCCATCCGAGGTCGGGGCTCCATTTTTCTGGGCAATGCACAGACCCTGACCAAGGCCAGAGACCCTATTACACCTccttgtgccgggcgctgcacagacacacagggagagacagtccctgccccagctgagatcagggccccgttgtgccgggtgctacacagacacacagggagagacagtccctgccccagctgagatcagggccccgttgtgccgggcgctgcacagacacacagtgagagacagtccctgttcccAAAAAGGTCACAATCTAAGCAGACAATGGGTgagcggggaaactgaggcccagagcagggaagtgacttgtccaaggtcagtgccagagctggggtAGACCCCAGGTCTCCGAAGTGCCAGTGCACCCCTCGCTGTGCGATAACACCGCATCCATAGCAGTGACGTTAACAGAATGGGGACAGCTGATCCTGATCTAGTTCCATCTCCAGGGAGCTGCCTGCTCAGTTATTGTATTCATTCCCATGTCCCGGTAGCCTGACTATTCACCTCACAGGAGCACCTAGAACTCCACAAGCCACTGGCAAGAGTTCTGCAGACCACAACTGGAGGAACGCTGTCGAACTCACCATCCCGTTTGGTCTGCAGGGTGCACAGACTTTCCCCTGCCTTTGCCTCGGGGTTTCTGCTGGAGCATCCCCGCACACAAAGGTAAACTGCGACAGAAGGCTGATCAAAACCATTGCAATTCCCACCCCAAAGGCCAGAGGGATTCCCACTGGCTCTGGGCAGCCTCCCCGCGCTGCAGTCTCGGGAGGCGGAATTCCCGGAAAAATCCAACCTCGGGTTTCAAACGCAGTCCCTAGGAGATAAAGAGCAACTTACCGAGGTGCTGAGATGCCTGGGGGGGCCTCAGGCAGGGCCATTCGGAGGGCACATTCAGATCAGCATAGACTATTTCCCCCGTCATGATGCATGCGGCTGATAAGAGCACCTAGCTGCATCTGAAGGGCAGCCTGCTGTTTATGTGCGAACCAAGATGACCCACGCAATCCATCGCCAGGAAATGCTGTTTCTCACAGCTGAAGTCCTCTCCTCTAACTTGTCACTGCGAGGGCACCCGTCAGACCAACAGGCTAAATGCTGAATAGGTCCCATGGCCTGAAATCAAAGGAACTGGCCTTGAAATAGTGATAATAGCACAATCCTGGGCTCAGGGCTTTCAAATGCACCCCAGGCAGCCTGCAGGAGAAGTAGCATTGTCAATAGATAAGGCAccgggctgggaatgaggagacctgagttctagtctATGCTCTACCAGGAAGGAAGAAAATcacttctttcctctctctgcctctgtatCCCTTCCTATCTCTTCTCTGTGAGCTGTGGGACAGTCCTtgcctcagctgagatcagggccccgttgtgcccggcgctgcacagacacacagggataGACagtcctgccccagctgagatcagggccccgttgtgccgggcgctgtgCAGAcacagggttgccaactctgactgaagctattccgggagattttttcccccaacatgacataatgtcattttcttcaaATATCCTATTAAAACCTCCAGGATTCTTTTCAATAGTCGCCAGGAGATCGAtgccgattctgggagactccaggccaatcctggagggttggcaaccccacagacacagagagagacaacGCCTGTGACCGAGTGGCTTGCCCCATGGGCTAAGCTCCAACTGAGAAGATTCAGACGGTTCCAGTAGAGAAGGAGCAGGGAGTTGCAAGGGGGAGCCCAGTAAACTGCCGTTatgcctgcagacgctgcagTAAGAAGGCTTCGGCAGGGCCCAGAGTTAGACGGGGAAGGCCCCAGCTGAGAAAGCCAGGCAGGAGGTTCTGAGAAGCAGAAAGTCCCTCAGGGAGGAAGGGTTGTGCCCGGCTGAGAAAGGGGTGAGGAAAGCCTTTGTCATTGGGGATTACCAGCAGAGAGATACCAAACAAGGGTTGGGGCCTAGATGGCTGGTAGGTACTTGATGACTCAATAAAGTGTACCCCCAGGAGAGGAGTGTTTGAACTGAGTTCTTAAGGGATCCTgaaaaggggaaacagaggcaggctACCCTAGGCCACATGGGGGTGCACGGGAGGCAGCCAGGCCTATtacactgccccaaagagtttacagtcaaagGACATGTGATGCTGCTTTTACAAATGGTAAATTACGGCACTGCgagatgaaatgacttgtccaCGATTACAAAGCATGTTCATGGCATAGCCGGTGACTGACTTTAGATCTCCTGAAATTTCATCCAGTGATTTAATCACTAGCCCGTCCCCTCTTTCCCTCTTTAACACCGTCTTAAGGATGGTGTTTCAGTCTGGCAGTATTTGCCCAAGGCCAGTGTTGTGAATTACATTTGACTGCCCAGAAGGTAACTGCAAGGTGTTATTACAATGGATGTATATTACTGGCACGAATACAAGAGGTCAGAACCGGGTACAACAGAAGAACAAACTAGTCACACGAGCTATTGGCTGAAGTCTTTGACTATTGATTTTGCATCATGACCCGAGCTCTTATCAGGACAAAATTAGTCTCTTGCCACAACTGGCCAGCAGAAAATGGGGATGTAGTTAACAAGGATTAACAGAACTTTAGGGCCAGGCTCCTGCCTGCTACAAATTGGCCATAGGGCCAGATCCCGAGCTGGAGTAAATTGGCCATAGCTCTACTGGaatatagaggtctataaaatcatgactggtgtggagaaagtaaataaggacgtgttatttactccttctcaaaacactggaactaggggtcactcaatgaaattaataggcagcaggtttaaaacaaacaaaacgaagtatttcttcacacagcacacagtcaacctgtggaactcctggtcagaggattttgtgaaggccaagactataagagggttcaaaaaagaactagataagttcatggaggatagatccatcaatggctattagccaggatgggcagggatacaaaaccatgttctgaagtgtccctagcctctttttgtcACAaaatgggaatgggtgacaggggatggattacttgatgattccctgttctgttcattccctctggggctcctggcattggccaccgtcagaagacaggacactgggctagatggaccattgtttgacccagtgtggccgttcttatgttcttgtgaatcaatagggccagatccccagtcgCTGTGAATCGCCCAGGGTC
This portion of the Trachemys scripta elegans isolate TJP31775 unplaced genomic scaffold, CAS_Tse_1.0 scaffold_28, whole genome shotgun sequence genome encodes:
- the LOC117870396 gene encoding killer cell lectin-like receptor subfamily F member 1 — protein: MTGEIVYADLNVPSEWPCLRPPQASQHLDGSGCKLCPATWLLHRDKCYWVSRKMKPWNESRDDCSTKHSQLLVIRDREEMEFIKNSTQSSTFVWIGLSLSSRGKTWIWLNGSQLNQTLFPLPVQDNGNSCGAVKGNQIQSDACAAEYEWICQREAVLI